ATTTCGAGCATGGAGAGGACGGTCGGATGTCGGGCCGGGACGCACGATCGCTTGTCGACCATTTCCGCACGGTGTTGGGCGAGCACTCGCAGGAGCAGATCTTCCGTTTTCTCGTGGACGGCGAGGGCGAGCCGCAGGCGCTCGGCAACGCCGAACTGGACCTGAGGGCCCGCACGATCGCGGCGGCGCTGCAGGAACGCTTCCCCGCCGGGGAGCGGGCGCTGATCATGTGCCCGGCCGGACTGGACTACGTCACCTCGTTCTTCGCCTGCCTCTACGCGGACGTCGTCGCCGTGCCCGTCTACCCGCCGGACCCGGCGTTCCCGATGCGCACCCTGCCGCGGCTGACCGCCATCGTGGAGGACGCGGAGCCGGCGGTGGTCCTCGCCCCTGCCGCGACCATCGCCCTGGTCGACCGCTTCGCCGAACACGCTCCGGCGCTGCGGAACATCGTCTGGATCGCCGTCGACGACATCGACACCGCGGCCGCCGACGGCTGGCGCGCCCCCGGCACCGAACGCGACGACCTGGCGTTCCTGCAGTACACCTCCGGCTCCACCAGCAGCCCCAAGGGCGTGATGGTCAGCCACGGCAACCTGATGCACAACATCTCCGAGATGAACCGGCAGTTCTTCGGGAACGACCCCGACCAGCACATGGTGAGCTGGCTGCCGCCCTTCCACGACCTCGGCCTGATCATGGGCCTGCTCACCCCCGCGTACGGCGGATACCCGGTCACCTTCATGTCCCCGTACTCGTTCCTGAAGCGGCCGCTGCGCTGGCTGCGGGCCATCTCCGACGTCCGGGCCACCGCGAGCCCCGCGCCGAACTTCGCCTACGACCTCGCGGTGGCCAAGATCACCGAGCAGGACCGGCAGACGCTGGATCTGAGCTCATGGCGCGTCGCCCTCAACGGGGCGGAGCCGGTGCGCAAGCAGACCATGGACCGCTTCTCCCGCACGTTCGCCGAGTGCGGCTACCGGCCCACCACGCACGCCCCGTCCTACGGTCTGGCCGAAGCCACCCTGGTGGTGTCCACCGGGGACCCGGCCGCCGAGCCCGTCCACCGCGACCTGCGCACCGAGGCACTCCTCGCCGGTGTGGCCGAGACCGCGGGACCGGGCGAGGCGGCACGCAACCTGCCCAGTTGCGGCATCTCGTTCCAGGACCAGCAGGTCGCCGTCGTGGACCCGCAGACCCATGCCGCGCTGCCCGCGGGGCGGGTCGGCGAACTGTGGGTGGCGGGACCGAGCGTCGCGCGCGGCTACTGGCGCCGCCCCCAGGCCACCGAGGAGACCTTCCGGGCCCACCTCGACACCGGCGAGGGGCCGTTCCTGCGCACCGGCGACCTGGGTTTCGCCGACGGTGACCAGATCTATGTCACCGGCCGTATCAAGGACGTCGTCATCGTCGCGGGCCGCAACCACTACCCCCAGGACATCGAACGCACCGTGGAGAGCGTCGATCCGGGCCTGCGGGAAGGCTGCGGCGTGGCCGGCGCGCGCGAGATCGACGGTGAGGAACGGCTCATCGTCGTCCAGGAGTACCGCGGCAGCCGCTCGCCCGAGGACCGCGCACGGGTCATCGACGCGATACGCACCGAGGTCGCCCACGAGCACGGTCTTCAGCCGTTCATCGTCGCACTCACCCGCACCGGTACGGTGCCCAAGACCTCCAGCGGCAAGCTGCAGCGCGCGGCCTGCCTCGACGCGCTCCTGGCAGGAACCGCGGAGCCGCTCGCGCTGTGGCGCGCGGACGAGGCAAAAGCGGGCCGGGTGCCCGAGGAGGCACCGGGCGCGAGCAAGGACGTGACGGAGCGTCCCGCGCCAAACGCCCGCGAGATCGAACAGTGGCTGCGCCAGTCGCTGGCTGCCGCGACCGGACGACAGGTCGCCACCATCGATCCGGACGTGCCCTTCGCCGGCTACGGACTGCGTTCCGTCGAACTGGTCTCCATCGTCGGCGAGTTGGAGCAGCATCTCGGCGTTCCCCTGCAGCCCGGCATCGTCTGGGAACACCCCACCGCGGCCAAGCTCGCCGCCCACCTGGCAGGGTCGGCCGCCGACTCCCCGGCGCCCTCGCTCGCCGAGCCCGCCACCACCCTCACGGCCCCGGTGCCTGCCGCGGCGCCCGCCGGGGCAGCGGGGCAGGGCGCGGACGAGCCGATCGCCATCATCGGGATCGGCTGCCGCTTTCCCGGCGGGGTGGACGGCCCCGACAGCTTCTGGCAGCTGTTGACCGAGGGCCGCGACGCGGTCACCGAGGTTCCCGCCGACCGGTGGAGCACCGAGGAGTTCACCGACGCCGATCCGGCGGCCCCCGGCCGCACGACCAGCCGCTGGGGCGGTTTCGTCGAGGGCGTCGACCAGTTCGACTCGGGTTTCTTCGGCATCTCGCAGCAGGAAGCCGCCCGCATGGATCCGCAGCAGCGGCTGCTCGCGGAGGTCTCCTTCGAGGCCCTGGAGAACGCGGGCGTGCCCACCGCGTCGCTGTCCGGCACGCAGACCGGGGTGTTCATCGGCATCTCCACGTTCGACTACGCCACCGGCCAGTTGAACGACCTCGACGCCATCGACGCCTACACCGGAACCGGCAGCGCGCTGAGCATCGCCGCGAACCGGCTCTCGTATCTGCTGGATCTGCGCGGTCCGAGCATGGCGGTCGACTCCGCCTGCTCCTCCTCGCTGGTGGCCGTGCTCCAGGCGTGCACCAGCCTGAGCCGGGGCGACTGCGACCTGGCCGTCGCGGGCGGCGTCAACCTGGTGCTCTCCCCCGCGTTCGCCATCAACTTCAGCAAGGCGGGCGTCATGTCCGCCGAAGGCCGGTGCAAGCCGTTCGACGCGAGTGCCGATGGCTACGTGCGTTCCGAGGGCGCCGGCGTGGTGATACTCAAACCGCTCAGCCGGGCTCTGGCCGACGGCGATCCGGTACACGCCGTGATCCGCGGCGGCGCCGTCAATCAGGACGGAGCGAGCAACGGGCTGATGGCGCCCAACCCGAAGGCCCAGCAGGCAGTGGTACGTGCTGCCCACGCCAGGGCCGGGGTGCGCGCCGCGGACATCGCCTACGTGGAGGCGCACGGCACCGGCACCATCCTCGGGGACCCCATCGAGGCCAAGGCGCTGGGAGGTGTGCTCGGCGACGGTCGTGCCGCGGACCGGCCCTGCCTGATCGGCTCGGTGAAGTCCAACCTCGGCCACATGGAGGCCGCCGCCGGAATCGGAGGGCTGATCAAGACCGCCCTCATGGTCCGCCATCGCATGGTGCCGCCGACGCTGCACTACCGCGCGCCCAACCCGCACATTCCCTTCGACGAGCTCCCGGTCCGCGTCGCCGACACCCTTCAGCCGTGGCCGGCCACGGCTGCCCCGGCTCTGGCCGGCGTCAGTTCCTTCGGTTTCGGCGGCACCAACGCCCACCTGGTGGTGGAGGAACCGCCACCGGCCGCCGCTCCCGCCCACTCCCCCTCCGAGGGCGCCGCGCTGCTGACCGTCTCCGCCCGGGACGAGCAGGCCCTGCGTGATCTCGCCGCCCGTTACGCGGACAAGCTCACCGGCGCGACGCCCGTACGTGACGTCACGGCGGCCGCCGCGGTCCGCCGCACCCACCACGAGCACCGGCTGGCCTGCGTGGGCGCCGATGCCCCCGAACTGCGCACGGCGCTGGCCGCGTTCGGCCGCGGGGAGAGTGTCACCGGGCTCAGCACCGGGGTGCGCCGGGCCGGCCAGCAGTCGAAACCGGTGTTCGTCTTCTCCGGACAGGGGCCCCGCTGGTGGCCGCTGGCCGCCGAGCTGCTCACCGGTGACCTCGCCGCGGAGCAAGCCTTCAGCGCCGTACTGGAGCGGGCGGACACGCTGCTGCGCCGGCACACCGACTGGTCGCTCCTGGACCAGCTCGCAGCCGACCCGGCACGTTCCCGGCTGCTCGACACCGCGGTCGGCCAGCCCGCTCTCACCGCCGTCCAGATCGCGCTCGCCGCTCTGTGGCGCTCCTGGGGCATCGAGCCCGCCGCCGTCGTCGGACACAGCGTGGGTGAGATCGCCGCGGCCCATGTGGCGGGTGCGATCTCCCTGGAGGACGCCCTCCTGATCGCCCTGCACCGCGGCACGGCTCTGCACGCCGCCACCGGCAAGGGCCGGATGGCTGTCGCGGGCGTCTCCCTGGACGAGGCCCGCACGCTGCTCGCCGAGCGCGCCCCGGGGCCGGTGTGGATCGCTGCCGCCAACAGTCCCGGCTCCACCGTCTTCTCCGGCGAGAACGACGCCCTGGAGACGTTCGCCAAGTCCCTGGCCGACGACGGTCTGTACTGCAAGGTCCTCGAGTCCGTGGAGTTCGCCTCCCACTGCCCCCTGATGGAGCCCGTCGCCTCCGAACTGTGGCGGGTCCTTGCCCCCTTGCGGCCCCGGCCCACCGCCATCCCGATGATCTCCACCGGCACCGGGGAGATCGTGCCCGGTGACCGGCTCGACGCCGAGTACTGGGCGTCCAACCTCACCCGGCCGGTCTTGTTCGACACCGCCGTCACCGCGCTCGCCGACACCGGCCACAACGTGTTCGTCGAGGCGTCACCTCACCCGATGCTCACCGACGCCGTCACCGAACGCCTTGCCTCGTACGACGACGGGGTCGCCGTATCGTCCCTGCGCCGGGATCAGCCGGGCCGCGCCACCGTGCTCGGCGAACTCGGCCGCCTGTACACCGCCGGCCACCAGATCGACTGGAGGCGGGTGCACGGTCCCGCCGGGCCGATGACCGATCTGCCCGCCTATCCCTGGCAGCGCACCCGCAGCTGGCGCGAGCTGCGTCCGGCAGGCCGGTCCGCGCACCGTGGCCATCCGGCGCTGCGCGAGCGCACCGTGTCGGCGCTCTCACCGCACGCCGTCCACTGGTCGGCCCCGGTGGACCTCGCCGAGTTCCCCTACTTGACGGACCATCAAGTCGGTGGCAGTCCCGTGCTGCCCGCCGCCCTGATGCTGGACGCGGCGCTCGGCGCTGCCCGCGACCACCTCGACGACGGCGCTGTTCTGCACGATGTCGCCTTCACCCGGCTCTCCGTGGTGCCCGAACAGGCCGACGGGTCCACGCTGCAGCTCACGCTGGTGCCCGCGACGGCCGACACCGCGACGGTGCGCCTGTTCACCCGGTCCGGCGCCGGGGAGGACTGGACCGAAGCCGCACGGGCGGGCGTGCGCCGAACCGCTCCCGTCGCCACGGCCGAGCCTCTCGCCCCCGTCCGCACACGCTGTGCCACGTCGGTCCCGTCCGACGAGCACTACGCCGCCCTGCGCCACGCCGGGCTGGCGTACGGGCCCGCCTTCCAGGGCATCGAAGAGCTGTGGCAGGGCCGGGCCGAGGCCGTGGCCCGGCTTCGCGAGCGGAGCGCCCTGACCACCGACCGCGGCAAGCACCCTGTGCACCCGGTCGTGCTCGACAGTGCCCTGCAGGTCCTCAGTGCCGCCCTCGACGCACAGGACCAGCCTCTGGACGCGACGTACGTGCCGGTGGCCGTCGGCGGCTTCACCCTCGTCGGCGACCAGGTCGCCCCCCGCTGGGCGCACGCCGCCGTCACGGCGCCGCAGCCCGGCGCCGACACGATCACCGGTGCTCGCGTCGTCCTGTACGACGCCGAGGGCGCCGCCGTCGGCGAGATCACCGACGTCACCCTGCAGCGTCTGGACCGCACCGAGACCGCGGACCCGCGCGACGAGGCTCTGCTCGATCTCGTCTGGCGCTCCACACCCGCGCCCGCCCCAGCCCTCCAGCAGCCGCCGGGCAGCTGGCTGCTCTTCGTCGACCAGGCCCGCACCACCGCGGGTCTCGCCGACGCGCTGCGCGCGCACGGCGCCACCTGCCGGACCGTCACCACCGGCCCGGCCTACCGCAAGGTCGGCCCGGACCACTACGAGATCGATCCGGGCAGCCGGGAGGACATCGCGGCGCTGCTGGCCGATCTCACCGCCTCGGGCACCGGCCCGGACGGCATCGTGCACGGCTGGTCCCTCGACATCGGCCTTCCCGAGGAGGGCGACGGCCGGCCACCGGCGAGCGCGGCCGGCGATGCCGGTCTGCCGGTGCTCCGTCTCGTGCAGGAACTCGCGCTGGCCGGTCAGGACCCCGCGCCCCGCCTCGTGCTGCTCACCCGGGGCGCCCAGCACGCCGCCGACGGGGACGAACTGAACGTCGGGCAGGCCCCGTTGTGGGGTCTGGCCCGGGTGATCGGACTGGAGCACACCGAACTGCGGAGCTCGGTCATCGATTTGGACCCGGCCAGGCCCGCGGAGGAAGGCGCGCTCCTGCTCGCCGAGGTGCTGGGCTCCGGCGACAACGACCAGGTCGCTCTGCGGGGCGCTGTCCGTCTGACGCCCGCACTGCAGCCCTGGGCGCCCACCGACGATCCGGGCCAGGGCCCTCGCCCCGCCTGGAACTTCGACGCCGCACGCGACGGGAACCACCACCTGCTGGCCGCCCGTCCCGGCAGTCTCACCAGCCTCCGCCCCACCTGGTGGCACCGCACTCCGCCGGGTCCGGGTCAGGTCGAGGTCGAGGTCACCGCCGCGGGCCTGAACTTCAGTGATGTGCTCAAGGCCCTCGGCTCCTACCCGGGTGCCGAAGGGGTCGTGCCGCTCGGTGCCGAATGCGCCGGCCGGGTCACCGCTGTCGGTGAGGGCGTCAGCGCGCCACAGGTCGGCGACCGGGTCATCGCCGCCGGCCCCGGCAGCATGGCGGCCTTCATCACGCTCGACGCGCAGTTGGTGGCCCCCGCTCCCCCGGCACTCGACGACGAGCAGGCCGCCGCCGTGCCCATCGCGTTCCTCACCGCCGTCCACGGCCTGGAGCGGTTGGCCCGGCTCGGCGAGGGCGAGAGCGTCCTCGTCCATTCCGCGACCGGAGGTGTCGGGCTCGCCGCACTCCAGGTCGCCCGCCGCCGCGGTGCCCGCGTGTTCGCCACGGCCGGCACTCCGGCCAAGCGGGATCTGCTGCGCGGTCTCGGTGTCGAGCACGTCATGGACTCCCGCACCCTCGACTTCGCCGAGGAGATCAGGGCGCTCACCGGCGGCCGCGGGGTCGATGTGGTCCTCAACTCCTCGTCCGGCGAGGCACTGGTCCGCTCCCTGGATCTGGTCGCGCCCGGTGGGCGCTTCGTGGAGATCGGCAAGCGCGACATCTACGACAACAGCCACATCGGCCTGGAGTTCTTCAAAGGCAACCGGGCCTTCATGGCCGTCGACCTGGAGCACACCATCCGCGAGGAGCCGGAGCGGGTCGCCGGCTTGTTCGCCGACGTCGTCGAGGGCTTCGACCGCGGGGAGTTCACGGCCCTGCCCATCACCACGCACCCCTTCGCCGACGCCCCCGCGGCCTTCACCGCGATGGCCAAGGCCCGCCACACCGGCAAGCTCGTACTGCTACCGGCTGCCAACGAATCGGTGACGACCGCTGTGGGCGCCGCACCGGTGCGCCCCTCCGGCACCTATCTGATCACCGGCGGCCTCGGCGCGCTGGGCCTGGAGACGGCCCGCTACCTCGTGGGCCAGGGCGCCCGCCATGTGGTCCTGGTCGGCCGCAATGCCCCGGGACCGCATGCCGAGGCCGTCCTCGCCGAACTGCGTACCCGGGCCGAGGTCGTCGTCACCGCCGCCGATGTGTCCCGACGCGGCGCGGTGGACGACCTGCTCGCCCGCCTGGACGGCTCCCTGCCGCCCCTGGCCGGCGTCGTGCACGCCGCGGGCATTCTCGACGACGGCCTGCTCACCGGCCTTGCCCCGGAGCGGTTCCGGTCAGTCGCGGGCCCGAAGTCGGCCGCTGCCTGGCATCTGCACCAGGCCACGTCGGACCGCGACCTCGACTTCTTCGTCCTGTAC
This Streptomyces sp. NBC_01283 DNA region includes the following protein-coding sequences:
- a CDS encoding SDR family NAD(P)-dependent oxidoreductase; this translates as MSGRDARSLVDHFRTVLGEHSQEQIFRFLVDGEGEPQALGNAELDLRARTIAAALQERFPAGERALIMCPAGLDYVTSFFACLYADVVAVPVYPPDPAFPMRTLPRLTAIVEDAEPAVVLAPAATIALVDRFAEHAPALRNIVWIAVDDIDTAAADGWRAPGTERDDLAFLQYTSGSTSSPKGVMVSHGNLMHNISEMNRQFFGNDPDQHMVSWLPPFHDLGLIMGLLTPAYGGYPVTFMSPYSFLKRPLRWLRAISDVRATASPAPNFAYDLAVAKITEQDRQTLDLSSWRVALNGAEPVRKQTMDRFSRTFAECGYRPTTHAPSYGLAEATLVVSTGDPAAEPVHRDLRTEALLAGVAETAGPGEAARNLPSCGISFQDQQVAVVDPQTHAALPAGRVGELWVAGPSVARGYWRRPQATEETFRAHLDTGEGPFLRTGDLGFADGDQIYVTGRIKDVVIVAGRNHYPQDIERTVESVDPGLREGCGVAGAREIDGEERLIVVQEYRGSRSPEDRARVIDAIRTEVAHEHGLQPFIVALTRTGTVPKTSSGKLQRAACLDALLAGTAEPLALWRADEAKAGRVPEEAPGASKDVTERPAPNAREIEQWLRQSLAAATGRQVATIDPDVPFAGYGLRSVELVSIVGELEQHLGVPLQPGIVWEHPTAAKLAAHLAGSAADSPAPSLAEPATTLTAPVPAAAPAGAAGQGADEPIAIIGIGCRFPGGVDGPDSFWQLLTEGRDAVTEVPADRWSTEEFTDADPAAPGRTTSRWGGFVEGVDQFDSGFFGISQQEAARMDPQQRLLAEVSFEALENAGVPTASLSGTQTGVFIGISTFDYATGQLNDLDAIDAYTGTGSALSIAANRLSYLLDLRGPSMAVDSACSSSLVAVLQACTSLSRGDCDLAVAGGVNLVLSPAFAINFSKAGVMSAEGRCKPFDASADGYVRSEGAGVVILKPLSRALADGDPVHAVIRGGAVNQDGASNGLMAPNPKAQQAVVRAAHARAGVRAADIAYVEAHGTGTILGDPIEAKALGGVLGDGRAADRPCLIGSVKSNLGHMEAAAGIGGLIKTALMVRHRMVPPTLHYRAPNPHIPFDELPVRVADTLQPWPATAAPALAGVSSFGFGGTNAHLVVEEPPPAAAPAHSPSEGAALLTVSARDEQALRDLAARYADKLTGATPVRDVTAAAAVRRTHHEHRLACVGADAPELRTALAAFGRGESVTGLSTGVRRAGQQSKPVFVFSGQGPRWWPLAAELLTGDLAAEQAFSAVLERADTLLRRHTDWSLLDQLAADPARSRLLDTAVGQPALTAVQIALAALWRSWGIEPAAVVGHSVGEIAAAHVAGAISLEDALLIALHRGTALHAATGKGRMAVAGVSLDEARTLLAERAPGPVWIAAANSPGSTVFSGENDALETFAKSLADDGLYCKVLESVEFASHCPLMEPVASELWRVLAPLRPRPTAIPMISTGTGEIVPGDRLDAEYWASNLTRPVLFDTAVTALADTGHNVFVEASPHPMLTDAVTERLASYDDGVAVSSLRRDQPGRATVLGELGRLYTAGHQIDWRRVHGPAGPMTDLPAYPWQRTRSWRELRPAGRSAHRGHPALRERTVSALSPHAVHWSAPVDLAEFPYLTDHQVGGSPVLPAALMLDAALGAARDHLDDGAVLHDVAFTRLSVVPEQADGSTLQLTLVPATADTATVRLFTRSGAGEDWTEAARAGVRRTAPVATAEPLAPVRTRCATSVPSDEHYAALRHAGLAYGPAFQGIEELWQGRAEAVARLRERSALTTDRGKHPVHPVVLDSALQVLSAALDAQDQPLDATYVPVAVGGFTLVGDQVAPRWAHAAVTAPQPGADTITGARVVLYDAEGAAVGEITDVTLQRLDRTETADPRDEALLDLVWRSTPAPAPALQQPPGSWLLFVDQARTTAGLADALRAHGATCRTVTTGPAYRKVGPDHYEIDPGSREDIAALLADLTASGTGPDGIVHGWSLDIGLPEEGDGRPPASAAGDAGLPVLRLVQELALAGQDPAPRLVLLTRGAQHAADGDELNVGQAPLWGLARVIGLEHTELRSSVIDLDPARPAEEGALLLAEVLGSGDNDQVALRGAVRLTPALQPWAPTDDPGQGPRPAWNFDAARDGNHHLLAARPGSLTSLRPTWWHRTPPGPGQVEVEVTAAGLNFSDVLKALGSYPGAEGVVPLGAECAGRVTAVGEGVSAPQVGDRVIAAGPGSMAAFITLDAQLVAPAPPALDDEQAAAVPIAFLTAVHGLERLARLGEGESVLVHSATGGVGLAALQVARRRGARVFATAGTPAKRDLLRGLGVEHVMDSRTLDFAEEIRALTGGRGVDVVLNSSSGEALVRSLDLVAPGGRFVEIGKRDIYDNSHIGLEFFKGNRAFMAVDLEHTIREEPERVAGLFADVVEGFDRGEFTALPITTHPFADAPAAFTAMAKARHTGKLVLLPAANESVTTAVGAAPVRPSGTYLITGGLGALGLETARYLVGQGARHVVLVGRNAPGPHAEAVLAELRTRAEVVVTAADVSRRGAVDDLLARLDGSLPPLAGVVHAAGILDDGLLTGLAPERFRSVAGPKSAAAWHLHQATSDRDLDFFVLYSSAAAVLGSASQGNYAAASAFVDALAHHRRSLGLPALSIDWGPWAQIGLAAHPDRGGSLAARGIESISPDQGIAALDRLLSSSAAQVCVLPLDHERVRGHHGGGLLRTLVDDGGQDTQGAAGPQDEIRRLMLAVEPGRRRRAVLTEHGRAVAARVIGADPARIDTSAPITGMGFDSLLSLELRKSLESSLGIQLPSTVTWRFPTIDALVPYLADRMGIQLESHQELGGDRADPPAVPAGPVPASSATENAHGIAADESVDLDSMSAAELGALLMAKTTQIDEGAQR